A genomic window from Rattus norvegicus strain BN/NHsdMcwi chromosome 9, GRCr8, whole genome shotgun sequence includes:
- the Rrp36 gene encoding ribosomal RNA processing protein 36 homolog isoform 1 (isoform 1 is encoded by transcript variant 1), which translates to MRKEGCNAKARADGPHRATKGGDAIGDRPKDTSDMSFEELLRLQSQVKPKTSKQLVAGNNTKTQSPRQPACVSDKHRPLEMSAKVPVPFLRQVVPISKKVARDPRFDDLSGEYNPEVFDKTYQFLNDIRAKEKQLVKRQLKKHRSGEKHEKLQQLLQRMEQQEMAQQERKQQQELRLALKQERRALAQQGHRPYFLKKSEQRQLALAEKFKDLKRSKKLESFLSRKRRRNAGKDRRHLPLSKEH; encoded by the exons ATGCGAAAAGAAGGTTGTAATGCTAAGGCTCGGGCCGACGGTCCCCACCGTGCCACGAAGGGCGGGGATGCGATTGGCGACCGGCCGAAGG ACACATCTGACATGTCATTTGAGGAGCTGTTGAGATTACAGAGCCAAGTGAAACCCAAGACATCCAAACAATTGGTAGCTGGAAACAACACTAAAACCCAAAGCCCCAGACAACCAGCGTGTGTCTCCGATAAGCACCG gcCTCTGGAAATGTCAGCCAAAGTCCCCGTACCGTTCTTGCGCCAGGTGGTTCCCATCAGCAAAAAG GTCGCCCGGGACCCCCGCTTTGATGATCTGTCAGGGGAATATAACCCTGAAGTGTTTGACAAAACTTACCAGTTCCTGAATGACATCCGGGCCAAGGAGAAACAG CTTGTGAAAAGGCAGCTGAAGAAGCACCGCTCAGGGGAGAAGCATGAGAAGCTGCAGCAGCTGCTTCAGCGGATG gagcagcaggaaatGGCGCAGCAGGAGCGcaagcagcagcaggagctgcGCTTGGCCTTGAAGCAAGAGCGGCGGGCTCTGGCCCAGCAAGGCCATCGGCCATACTTCCTGAAGAAAT CTGAGCAGCGCCAGCTGGCCCTAGCTGAGAAGTTCAAGGACCTAAAACGCAGCAAGAAGCTGGAGAGTTTCTTGAGTCGAAAGAGGCGCCGGAATGcaggcaaagacaggagacatCTCCCTCTGAGCAAGGAGCACTGA
- the Klhdc3 gene encoding kelch domain-containing protein 3 isoform X2: protein MLRWTVHLEGGPRRVNHAAVAVGHRVYSFGGYCSGEDYETLRQIDVHIFNAVSLRWTKLPPVRPAVRGQAPVVPYMRYGHSTVLIDDTVFLWGGRNDTEGACNVLYAFDVNTHKWSTPRVSGTVPGARDGHSACVLGKIMYIFGGYEQLADCFSNDIHKLDTSTMTWTLVCTKGNPARWRDFHSATMLGNHMYVFGGRADRFGPFHSNNEIYCNRIRVFDTRTEAWLDCPHTPVLPEGRRSHSAFGYNGELYIFGGYNARLNRHFHDLWKFNPGSFTWKKIEPKGKGPCPRRRQCCCIVGDKIVLFGGTSPSPEEGLGDEFDLIDHSDLHILDFSPSLKTLCKLAVIQYNLDQSCLPHDIRWELNAMTTNSNISRPIVSSHG from the exons ATGTTACGGTGGACAGTGCATCTGGAGGGCGGGCCACGCAGGGTGAACCATGCTGCAGTGGCTGTTGGGCACCGAGTATACTCCTTCGGGGGTTACTGTTCTGGTGAAGACTACGAAACACTACGGCAGATAGATGTGCACATTTTCAATGCTG TGTCCTTGCGTTGGACAAAGCTGCCCCCAGTGAGGCCTGCTGTCCGAGGGCAAGCTCCTGTTGTGCCCTATATGCGGTATGGACACTCGACCGTCCTCATTGATGACACGGTTTTCCTTTGGGGTGGGCGTAATGACACCGAAGGGGCCTGCAACGTACTCTATGCCTTTGATGTCA ATACTCACAAGTGGTCCACACCCCGAGTGTCAGGAACAGTTCCTGGGGCCCGGGATGGACATTCAGCTTGTGTCCTGGGCAAGATCATGTACATTTTTGGGGGATATGAACAGCTG GCCGACTGCTTTTCCAATGACATCCACAAGCTGGATACCAGCACCATGACATGGACCCTTGTTTGTACAAAG GGCAATCCTGCACGATGGAGGGACTTCCACTCAGCCACAATGCTGGGCAATCACATGTATGTCTTCGGGGGCCGTGCTGATCGCTTTGGGCCATTTCATTCCAACAATGAGATCTACTGCAATCGAATTCGAGTCTTTGATACCAGAACCGAGGCCTGGCTCGACTGTCCTCACACGCCGGTGCTGCCTGAGGGGCGCAGAAGCCATTCAGCCT TTGGCTACAATGGAGAGCTGTATATCTTTGGAGGTTATAATGCAAGGCTGAATCGGCATTTCCATGACCTCTGGAAGTTTAATCCTG GGTCCTTTACGTGGAAGAAGATTGAACCGAAGGGGAAAGGGCCATGTCCCCGCCGCCGCCAGTGTTGCTGTATTGTTGGTGATAAGATTGTCCTCTTTGGGGGTACCAG cccctctcccGAGGAAGGCCTCGGGGATGAATTTGACCTCATCGATCATTCTGACTTACACATCTTGGACTTCA GTCCTAGTCTGAAGACTCTCTGCAAACTGGCCGTGATTCAGTACAACCTGGACCAGTCCTGTTTGCCCCATGACATCAG GTGGGAGCTCAATGCCATGACCACCAACAGCAATATCAGCCGCCCCATTGTCTCCTCCCACGGATAG
- the Ppp2r5d gene encoding serine/threonine-protein phosphatase 2A 56 kDa regulatory subunit delta isoform: MPYKLKKDKEPPKLAKGTAKPSSSSKDGGGENTDTEAQPQPQPQPPSSNKRPSNSTPPPTQLSKIKYSGGPQIVKKERRQSSSRFNLSKNRELQKLPALKDSPTQEREELFIQKLRQCCVLFDFVSDPLSDLKFKEVKRAGLNEMVEYITHSRDVVTEAIYPEAVTMFSVNLFRTLPPSSNPTGAEFDPEEDEPTLEAAWPHLQLVYEFFLRFLESPDFQPNIAKKYIDQKFVLALLDLFDSEDPRERDFLKTILHRIYGKFLGLRAYIRRQINHIFYRFIYETEHHNGIAELLEILGSIINGFALPLKEEHKMFLIRVLLPLHKVKSLSVYHPQLAYCVVQFLEKESSLTEPVIVGLLKFWPKTHSPKEVMFLNELEEILDVIEPSEFSKVMEPLFRQLAKCVSSPHFQVAERALYYWNNEYIMSLISDNAARVLPIMFPALYRNSKSHWNKTIHGLIYNALKLFMEMNQKLFDDCTQQYKAEKQKGRFRMKEREEMWQKIEELARLNPQYPMFRAPPPLPPVYSMETETPTAEDIQLLKRTVETEAVQMLKDIKKDKVLLRRKSELPQDVYTIKALEAHKRAEEFLTASQEAL, encoded by the exons GcgcagccccagccccagcctcagccaccATCATCCAACAAGCGACCTAGTAACAGCACACCACCCCCAACGCAACTCAGCAAAATCAAGTACTCAGGGGGACCCCAGATTGTCAAGAAAGAACGACGCCAAAGCTCCTCCCGCTTCAACCTCAGCAAGAACCGGGAGCTACAGAAACTTCCTGCCTTGAAAG ATTCGCCAACCCAGGAACGTGAGGAGCTGTTCATCCAGAAGCTACGCCAGTGCTGTGTCCTCTTTGACTTCGTGTCAGACCCACTCAGTGACCTCAAATTCAAAGAGGTGAAGCgggcaggactcaatgagatggTGGAGTATATCACCCACAGCCGTGACGTTGTCACCGAGGCCATCTACCCCGAGGCTGTCACCATG TTTTCAGTGAATCTCTTCCGGACGCTGCCTCCTTCATCGAATCCCACAGGAGCCGAGTTTGACCCTGAGGAAGATGAGCCTACCTTGGAAGCGGCCTGGCCACATCTCCAG CTTGTGTATGAGTTTTTCTTACGTTTCTTGGAATCTCCAGATTTCCAGCCGAATATAGCCAAGAAGTACATTGACCAGAAGTTTGTACTTGCT CTCCTGGACCTTTTCGATAGCGAAGACCCTCGAGAGCGGGATTTTCTTAAGACCATTTTGCATCGCATCTATGGCAAGTTTTTGGGGCTCCGGGCTTATATCCGTAGGCAGATCAACCACATCTTCTACAG GTTCATTTATGAGACTGAGCATCACAATGGCATTGCTGAGCTCCTGGAGATCCTCGGCAG CATCATCAATGGCTTTGCCTTGCCCCTTAAGGAAGAGCACAAGATGTTTCTCATCCGCGTCCTGCTTCCACTTCACAAAGTCAAGTCCCTGAGTGTGTACCACCCTCAG CTGGCATACTGTGTGGTACAGTTCCTGGAGAAAGAGAGCAGTCTCACTGAGCCG GTGATTGTGGGACTTCTCAAATTTTGGCCTAAGACCCACAGCCCCAAGGAGGTGATGTTTCTGAATGAGCTAGAGGAGATTCTGGATGTCATTGAACCCTCGGAGTTCAGCAAAGTCATGGAGCCGCTCTTCCGCCAGCTCGCCAAATgtgtctccagcccccatttccaG GTGGCAGAGCGTGCCCTGTACTACTGGAACAATGAGTACATCATGAGCCTGATCAGTGACAATGCTGCCCGTGTCCTCCCCATCATGTTTCCTGCGCTCTACAGGAACTCCAAAAGCCACTGGAACAA GACAATCCATGGACTCATCTACAATGCCCTGAAGCTCTTCATGGAGATGAACCAGAAGCTGTTTGATGATTGTACACAACAGTACAAGGCCGAGAAGCAGAA GGGCCGGTTCCgaatgaaggagagagaggagatgtgGCAGAAGATTGAGGAGCTGGCCCGGCTCAATCCCCAG TACCCTATGTTTCGAGCTCCTCCACCGCTGCCCCCTGTGTATTCCATGGAGACAGAGACCCCCACAGCAGAGGACATCCAGCTCCTGAAAAGGACGGTGGAAACAGAAGCAGTGCAG ATGCTGAAGGACATCAAGAAGGATAAAGTGCTGCTCCGGAGGAAGTCAGAGCTGCCACAGGATGTGTACACCATCAAGGCACTGGAGGCACACAAGCGGGCAGAAGAGTTTCTAACTGCCAGCCAGGAGGCTCTCTGA
- the Mea1 gene encoding male-enhanced antigen 1 isoform X1: MAAVVLGGDTMGPERIFPNQTEDLGPHQGPTEGTGDWSSEEPEEEQEETGAGPAGYSYQPLNQDPEQEEVELAPVGEGEDGAADIQDRIQALGLHLPDPPLESEDEDEEGAAALSSHSSIPMDPEHVELVKRTMAGVSLPAPGVPAWAREISDAQWEDVVQKALQARQASPAWK; this comes from the exons ATGGCAGCAGTAGTTCTAGGGGGAGACACCATGGGCCCTGAGCGTATCTTCCCCAATCAGACTGAGGACTTAGGGCCACATCAGGGCCCTACAGAAGGAACTGGGGATTGGAGCAGTGAAGAACccgaggaagagcaggaggaaacaGGAGCAGGCCCAGCAGGCTACTCATACCAGCCCCTCAATCAAGACCCTGAACAAGAAGAGGTGGAACTGGCACCAGTGGGTGAGGGCGAAGATGGAGCTGCTGACATCCAAGATCGGATCCAG GCCCTGGGGCTTCACTTACCAGACCCACCATTGGAGAgtgaggatgaagatgaggagGGAGCTGCAGCATTGAGCAGCCACAGCTCCATCCCCATGGACCcag AACATGTGGAGCTGGTGAAGAGGACGATGGCTGGAGTGAGCCTGCCTGCGCCAGGGGTTCCCGCCTGGGCTCGGGAGATATCAGATGCTCAGTGGGAAGATGTGGTGCAGAAAGCCCTCCAAGCCCGGCAGGCATCCCCTGCCTGGAAGTGA
- the Rrp36 gene encoding ribosomal RNA processing protein 36 homolog isoform 2 (isoform 2 is encoded by transcript variant 2) has product MRKEGCNAKARADGPHRATKGGDAIGDRPKADTSDMSFEELLRLQSQVKPKTSKQLVAGNNTKTQSPRQPACVSDKHRPLEMSAKVPVPFLRQVVPISKKVARDPRFDDLSGEYNPEVFDKTYQFLNDIRAKEKQLVKRQLKKHRSGEKHEKLQQLLQRMEQQEMAQQERKQQQELRLALKQERRALAQQGHRPYFLKKSEQRQLALAEKFKDLKRSKKLESFLSRKRRRNAGKDRRHLPLSKEH; this is encoded by the exons ATGCGAAAAGAAGGTTGTAATGCTAAGGCTCGGGCCGACGGTCCCCACCGTGCCACGAAGGGCGGGGATGCGATTGGCGACCGGCCGAAGG CAGACACATCTGACATGTCATTTGAGGAGCTGTTGAGATTACAGAGCCAAGTGAAACCCAAGACATCCAAACAATTGGTAGCTGGAAACAACACTAAAACCCAAAGCCCCAGACAACCAGCGTGTGTCTCCGATAAGCACCG gcCTCTGGAAATGTCAGCCAAAGTCCCCGTACCGTTCTTGCGCCAGGTGGTTCCCATCAGCAAAAAG GTCGCCCGGGACCCCCGCTTTGATGATCTGTCAGGGGAATATAACCCTGAAGTGTTTGACAAAACTTACCAGTTCCTGAATGACATCCGGGCCAAGGAGAAACAG CTTGTGAAAAGGCAGCTGAAGAAGCACCGCTCAGGGGAGAAGCATGAGAAGCTGCAGCAGCTGCTTCAGCGGATG gagcagcaggaaatGGCGCAGCAGGAGCGcaagcagcagcaggagctgcGCTTGGCCTTGAAGCAAGAGCGGCGGGCTCTGGCCCAGCAAGGCCATCGGCCATACTTCCTGAAGAAAT CTGAGCAGCGCCAGCTGGCCCTAGCTGAGAAGTTCAAGGACCTAAAACGCAGCAAGAAGCTGGAGAGTTTCTTGAGTCGAAAGAGGCGCCGGAATGcaggcaaagacaggagacatCTCCCTCTGAGCAAGGAGCACTGA
- the Klhdc3 gene encoding kelch domain-containing protein 3 isoform X1, translated as MLRWTVHLEGGPRRVNHAAVAVGHRVYSFGGYCSGEDYETLRQIDVHIFNAVSLRWTKLPPVRPAVRGQAPVVPYMRYGHSTVLIDDTVFLWGGRNDTEGACNVLYAFDVNTHKWSTPRVSGTVPGARDGHSACVLGKIMYIFGGYEQLADCFSNDIHKLDTSTMTWTLVCTKGNPARWRDFHSATMLGNHMYVFGGRADRFGPFHSNNEIYCNRIRVFDTRTEAWLDCPHTPVLPEGRRSHSAFGYNGELYIFGGYNARLNRHFHDLWKFNPGSFTWKKIEPKGKGPCPRRRQCCCIVGDKIVLFGGTSPSPEEGLGDEFDLIDHSDLHILDFSPSLKTLCKLAVIQYNLDQSCLPHDIREKSLLPPLLSLLLSSLPLPISPAFPFGPWTQYTSTWS; from the exons ATGTTACGGTGGACAGTGCATCTGGAGGGCGGGCCACGCAGGGTGAACCATGCTGCAGTGGCTGTTGGGCACCGAGTATACTCCTTCGGGGGTTACTGTTCTGGTGAAGACTACGAAACACTACGGCAGATAGATGTGCACATTTTCAATGCTG TGTCCTTGCGTTGGACAAAGCTGCCCCCAGTGAGGCCTGCTGTCCGAGGGCAAGCTCCTGTTGTGCCCTATATGCGGTATGGACACTCGACCGTCCTCATTGATGACACGGTTTTCCTTTGGGGTGGGCGTAATGACACCGAAGGGGCCTGCAACGTACTCTATGCCTTTGATGTCA ATACTCACAAGTGGTCCACACCCCGAGTGTCAGGAACAGTTCCTGGGGCCCGGGATGGACATTCAGCTTGTGTCCTGGGCAAGATCATGTACATTTTTGGGGGATATGAACAGCTG GCCGACTGCTTTTCCAATGACATCCACAAGCTGGATACCAGCACCATGACATGGACCCTTGTTTGTACAAAG GGCAATCCTGCACGATGGAGGGACTTCCACTCAGCCACAATGCTGGGCAATCACATGTATGTCTTCGGGGGCCGTGCTGATCGCTTTGGGCCATTTCATTCCAACAATGAGATCTACTGCAATCGAATTCGAGTCTTTGATACCAGAACCGAGGCCTGGCTCGACTGTCCTCACACGCCGGTGCTGCCTGAGGGGCGCAGAAGCCATTCAGCCT TTGGCTACAATGGAGAGCTGTATATCTTTGGAGGTTATAATGCAAGGCTGAATCGGCATTTCCATGACCTCTGGAAGTTTAATCCTG GGTCCTTTACGTGGAAGAAGATTGAACCGAAGGGGAAAGGGCCATGTCCCCGCCGCCGCCAGTGTTGCTGTATTGTTGGTGATAAGATTGTCCTCTTTGGGGGTACCAG cccctctcccGAGGAAGGCCTCGGGGATGAATTTGACCTCATCGATCATTCTGACTTACACATCTTGGACTTCA GTCCTAGTCTGAAGACTCTCTGCAAACTGGCCGTGATTCAGTACAACCTGGACCAGTCCTGTTTGCCCCATGACATCAG GGAGAAGTCTCTGCTGCCTCCCCTCCTGAGCCTGCTCTTGTCTTCATTGCCCCTGCCCATCTCACCTGCCTTCCCCTTTGGACCCTGGACTCAGTATACCTCCACGTGGAGTTGA